Within the uncultured Draconibacterium sp. genome, the region TTTAAAAGGTTGGATCCTCAAATCCTCTCAACCGATTAAAAATACCTATCAGGCTAATTTGAATTAGCAAGAATCTGATCCAGATCATCCCACCGGATTTTTTGGAGTTCCTGCATCAAGGAATCTTTTACTGCCGTATAGCGAGTCATATTTTCTTCTTTAACAGGCTCAACCGGCGGAGCTTTAACTTTTAGCGGATCGACTAATTGCCCGTTTTTAGCAACCCTAAAATCGAGATGTGGCCCTGTTGCCAATCCGGTTGCTCCAACATAACCAATTACCTGACCCTGTTTTACACGCGCACCGGTATTAATTCCTTTTGCATAACCTGAAAGGTGCATGTATGTGGTGGTGTATACCGAATTATGTTTTACTTTCAGGTAGTTGCCGCCACCTCGTTTCTGATAAGCTTTTGCGATAACCGTTCCGTCACCAATACTCATAACCGGTGTTCCTTTTGGCGCAGCATAATCTACGCCGTGATGCGGGCGACGGATTCGTAATACCGGGTGCATACGGCCATTGGAAAAACGCGAACTGATTCGTGAGAATTTTAATGGCGCTTTTAAAAAGGCTTTTCGAAGGCTTTTCCCCTGATCATCAAAATAGTCCCAACGCTCATCCTGATCAAAAATAAAAGCATAATTCTCCTCGCCATAATGATCAAACTGAACGGCATAAATCTCGCCAATACCAATAGAAACAGAATCCACAAATTGCTCATCGTAAATCACCCTGAAACGATCGCCTTTCTGAATAGCAAAAAAGTCGATGGTCCACGCAAAAATGTCCGACAGTTCAAGTGCCAGCATCGGGTCTTGTCCATTATCTATCATTGTATTCCACAACGACGACTCAACAACTCCGTGCGCTGTGCGAAGTTCCGTTTTTACTTCTTTTTCGCCCTGGTAAATTCCCAAAGTATCGGTTAACTCAAAAACAGTATATTCAACCGGCGAATTTTCATAAACAAAATATTTGGCTACAGGTACAGAATCGAGGGTAGAAAAAATGCAGAAATTTTCGCCGCTTTTTATTTTGCGTACATCAAAAACATCCTTTGATTTTCGAGCAATTCTATCGATGGTTCCCATGCCAACACCACGTGCATTTAAAATCTGGCTGAGGTACTGGTTGTTTTTTACTTTTCCCATTTCAAGCGAAAAAGAGTCAACCGGAAGTCCGTATTTTAATACCGGTATCTTCACTTCAACAACGGTATCTAACACCGGTGCTTCTTCCTTTTGAGCTTTTTTTGGTGCACACGAAAACAACAGACTCAGTGCAACTACGAGTCCCATCCCCACAATTATCGATCTCAATTTCCCCATCTTCAAATTTTAATTAAGGCAAAAATAAGAAAACTGAATAGATAACAAGATTAGTATGTATTTATTTAAAAAATTGAATTTTTTCGTAATAAAACAGATACGTTCAGCGTATGAAATTTACAGTTTTAACTTGTCAAAGCCCTGACCATAAACGCCCATAACGCTACCCATCGAAATAAAAGCATCAGGATCTATTTGTTTGATCTTACGAAAAATATCACCGGTTTCTTTTTTACGCACTACCGACATCACAATTTTTGTTTTTTTCTGCGTATACCATCCCGAACCATCGAGCAAAGTAACACCACGATAAAGATCCTTCCCGATATATTCAGCAATTTGTTCGTATTCGGTTGAAATGATAAACATTTGCGCCGAGCGATTGGCACCACTTAAAAATGAATCGAGCGCGTACGACACAACCCACATCATTACGTAACCGTAAACCAGCTTTTCAACCGATTGAAAAACAAAATACACAGACGCAATAATTACCACGTCGCAAAGCATAATAACCCGGCCCGGACTAACATTACGGTATTTGTTAACGATCATGGCAATAATATCGGTACCGCCGGTGCTTCCACCACGCGAAAAAACAATGCCTAAACCAACACCGCTAATCATACCTCCGAGCACAGCCGACAAGAACATGTCATCAACCAGCGGTTCAGACAGAATATCCTGGAACAACCCAAAAAATGTAGAAACTACGACAATACTGTAGATTGTTTTTACACCAAAATTGGCGCCCAAAAACTTGATGGCAATCAACACCAATACAATGTTTATTGAGAAATAAGTAAGACTGACCGGAATTTTGGTGGCGTAAAATACCACTGCGGCCACACCACTAATTCCACCACCGGCGATCTCTGCAGGAATAACAAACATCGTCCATGCCATTGAAAAAAGAAATAAGCCAAATGTCATGATCCCGTAATCCTGAATAATTTTGATCAGGTTCCTGTGTGTTGCAAAAAGTTTTGTAAACATTCTGTGTAGTTATTGTCGTTAAAAAAATCGTGCAAAAGAAAGACTTGTAAAGCGAATAAATATTGATGATTGTCAGGTATTTGCGAAATAACATAGATTTAAAAAACGAAAGGGCAACCGTACGATTGCCCTTCAAAATATCTCTTAATACGCGTAATCAGAAAATTCTTATCCAATTGCTACATTTATAATCTTTTTCGGTACAAAAATAAATTTGCGAACAGTTTTTCCTTCCATCCATTTGGCAGCGCGCTCATCGGCAAGCACTGTCTTTTCAATTTCATCTTTTGGCATATCCAACGGCAGCTCAATTTTAAAACGCATTTTTCCGTTAAACGATACCGGGTATTCGTACGAATCTTCGGTCAGCAAACTCTGATCAACAACCGGCCAGGCTTCATAAGCCAATGTCTCAGTATTGCCATACAACGACCACAACTCCTCAGCCATGTGAGGCGCATAAGGAGCCAGTATTTTTGCAAAAGTTTCAGCACTTTGTTTGGTAACTTTCCCTTTTTTGATAGCCAGATTATTGAAAACCATCAACGCCGAAATTCCGGTATTGAATTTCAGGTTTTCAATATCGTGTTCTACCTTTTGTATGGTTTGATGCAGCAATTTTGCCACCTCTTTATCTTCTTCCCCATCAACGATTTTTTCAGGATCGGCGAAGAAACGGTAAGCACGTGCCAGGAAGTTGAAAACTCCTTTTACGCCGTTTTCAGCCCACGGTTTGCGTTCGTCGAGCGGCCCCATAAACATTTCATACAAACGCAGCGAGTCGGCACCGTAATTGGCGATCACGTCATCAGGATTCACCACATTTTTCAGCGACTTCGACATTTTTGCAACGATCTGTCTCAACTCCTCACCGGTTTCAGTATGGAAATATTTTCCGTCTTTTTCTTCCACCAGATCAGAAGCGACTTTTGCTCCGGTTGTAGTTTCGTAGGCAAACGCCAGAATCATTCCCTGGTTAAACAGTTTTTGGAAAGGTTCGTCAGTTGAAACAACGCCCAAATCGAACAATACCTTGTGCCAGAAACGCGAGTACAACAAATGCAAAACAGCATGCTCGGCACCTCCCACATACAAGTCGACAGGCATCCAGTACTGTTCTTTTTTCACATCGAAAATACTGTCTTCGTTATTCGGATCGATGTAACGCAAATAGTACCAGCACGATCCCGCCCACTGCGGCATGGTGTTGGTTTCACGGCGGCCTTTACGTCCGTTTTTATCGGTAACGACCAGCCAATCTTCGGCATTTGCCAATGGAGATTCACCGGTTGCACTTGGTGTATATTCTTCAAGATTTGGCAATTGTAAAGGCAGGTTTTCGTCTTCCACCAAAGTCACTTCGCCATCTTCCCAGTGAATTACAGGGAAAGGCTCGCCCCAGTAGCGTTGGCGGCTAAACAACCAGTCGCGCAGTTTAAAGTTTACGGTTGCTTTACCAATTCCTTTTGCTTCCAGCCACTCAACTACCTGCTGAATTCCGGCCGCTTTGTTCAGTCCATTAATATCCAATCCGGTTTCATCGCTCGACGAGTTGATGTATGCACCATCTTCTGTCCAGCAGGCATCGCCGGCTAAAATCTCATCGCGGTTTTCAGCATCCTTCGGATCAAGAATACAGTTGATCTGAATATCAAATTCTTTGGCAAATTCAAAGTCGCGGGTGTCGTGTGCCGGAACTGCCATAATCGCTCCAGTTCCGTAGCCCATCAACACATAGTCAGCCACCCA harbors:
- the leuS gene encoding leucine--tRNA ligase, with the protein product MEYKFAEIEPKWQKYWEENKTFKTNDDYSKPKYYILDMFPYPSGAGLHVGHPEGYTATDILSRYKRMKGFNVLHPMGYDAFGLPAEQYAMQTGTHPAITTQKNCDNFRRQIKAIGLSYDWDREINTTDPKYFKWTQWIFKKLYDTYFDEEQQKGRPISELVIPEDVKAEGEEAVKTYISEKRLAYYDNAQVWWCDSCKTVCANEEVLTDGSHEKCGHTVIRKNLKQWLLRIPHYGERLLSGLEKLDWPEGVKDMQRNWIGKSTGAEVDFAIDGLNKNLRVYTTRPDTLFGATYMVIAPEHELVNEIVTEDKKEVVDAYIKAAALKSDLDRTDLAKEKTGVFTGRYAVNPVNKQLIPIWVADYVLMGYGTGAIMAVPAHDTRDFEFAKEFDIQINCILDPKDAENRDEILAGDACWTEDGAYINSSSDETGLDINGLNKAAGIQQVVEWLEAKGIGKATVNFKLRDWLFSRQRYWGEPFPVIHWEDGEVTLVEDENLPLQLPNLEEYTPSATGESPLANAEDWLVVTDKNGRKGRRETNTMPQWAGSCWYYLRYIDPNNEDSIFDVKKEQYWMPVDLYVGGAEHAVLHLLYSRFWHKVLFDLGVVSTDEPFQKLFNQGMILAFAYETTTGAKVASDLVEEKDGKYFHTETGEELRQIVAKMSKSLKNVVNPDDVIANYGADSLRLYEMFMGPLDERKPWAENGVKGVFNFLARAYRFFADPEKIVDGEEDKEVAKLLHQTIQKVEHDIENLKFNTGISALMVFNNLAIKKGKVTKQSAETFAKILAPYAPHMAEELWSLYGNTETLAYEAWPVVDQSLLTEDSYEYPVSFNGKMRFKIELPLDMPKDEIEKTVLADERAAKWMEGKTVRKFIFVPKKIINVAIG
- a CDS encoding peptidoglycan DD-metalloendopeptidase family protein, which encodes MGKLRSIIVGMGLVVALSLLFSCAPKKAQKEEAPVLDTVVEVKIPVLKYGLPVDSFSLEMGKVKNNQYLSQILNARGVGMGTIDRIARKSKDVFDVRKIKSGENFCIFSTLDSVPVAKYFVYENSPVEYTVFELTDTLGIYQGEKEVKTELRTAHGVVESSLWNTMIDNGQDPMLALELSDIFAWTIDFFAIQKGDRFRVIYDEQFVDSVSIGIGEIYAVQFDHYGEENYAFIFDQDERWDYFDDQGKSLRKAFLKAPLKFSRISSRFSNGRMHPVLRIRRPHHGVDYAAPKGTPVMSIGDGTVIAKAYQKRGGGNYLKVKHNSVYTTTYMHLSGYAKGINTGARVKQGQVIGYVGATGLATGPHLDFRVAKNGQLVDPLKVKAPPVEPVKEENMTRYTAVKDSLMQELQKIRWDDLDQILANSN
- a CDS encoding YitT family protein; protein product: MFTKLFATHRNLIKIIQDYGIMTFGLFLFSMAWTMFVIPAEIAGGGISGVAAVVFYATKIPVSLTYFSINIVLVLIAIKFLGANFGVKTIYSIVVVSTFFGLFQDILSEPLVDDMFLSAVLGGMISGVGLGIVFSRGGSTGGTDIIAMIVNKYRNVSPGRVIMLCDVVIIASVYFVFQSVEKLVYGYVMMWVVSYALDSFLSGANRSAQMFIISTEYEQIAEYIGKDLYRGVTLLDGSGWYTQKKTKIVMSVVRKKETGDIFRKIKQIDPDAFISMGSVMGVYGQGFDKLKL